A stretch of Rhizobium sp. BT03 DNA encodes these proteins:
- a CDS encoding methyl-accepting chemotaxis protein, which translates to MNSMKSFGIAMRLALGFSFLILLMAGLSIYATVQVEHINSNLGTINDVNSVKQRFAINYRGSVHDRAIAIRDVTLVTSADERKAAEALIEKLAASYAENEKRMAEMVASPAGATDQEKTILSEIADIQAKTNPLVAQIIALQEKGDGEAARKILLEQARPAFVAWLGAINKFIDYQEALNKSIGGEVRSAASGFKPLVLTALGIAALLSIVAAAITSRTIVGPLAKLQLSLKAMAEGNLDGDRRLEARGDEIGKLARAVAGLRDAISAKAEREADTEAKRAVAERHRLEQDADERRTLAEQTDRAVGQLGDALQALADGDLTQQIATPFIPSLEKLRADFNAAVEKLRAAMQKVSQNASAIAAGAQEIRSASDDLAKRTEQQAASVEETAAALEEITTTVADSSNRAQEAGQLVRKTKDNAERSGSVVRDAVDAMGKIESSATEIGSIIGVIDEIAFQTNLLALNAGVEAARAGEAGKGFAVVAQEVRELAQRSAKAAKEIKELINASNGHVKNGVALVGETGKALQEIATQVQQVDGNVGAIVGASQEQATGLKEINTAVNRMDQGTQQNAAMVEEATAAAHSLAREADALFQLLGQFNIGGVAAPKRISQPAPAAHHAQPVASPARQMIAKVGRSFQGTATQGNTALAGDWEEF; encoded by the coding sequence ATGAACAGCATGAAGAGTTTCGGGATCGCGATGCGTCTCGCCCTTGGTTTCAGCTTTCTGATCCTGCTGATGGCGGGCCTGAGCATCTACGCGACGGTACAGGTCGAGCACATCAACAGCAATCTTGGAACGATCAACGACGTCAATAGCGTCAAGCAGCGGTTTGCCATCAACTATCGCGGCAGCGTGCACGATCGGGCGATCGCCATTCGCGACGTGACCCTGGTGACCTCCGCGGATGAACGCAAGGCGGCCGAAGCCTTGATCGAAAAGCTGGCCGCCTCCTACGCCGAGAACGAAAAACGCATGGCGGAGATGGTTGCATCGCCGGCAGGGGCGACGGACCAGGAAAAGACCATTTTGAGCGAAATCGCCGACATCCAGGCGAAAACCAACCCCCTGGTCGCCCAGATCATTGCGCTGCAGGAAAAGGGCGATGGCGAGGCAGCCCGCAAGATCCTGCTCGAACAGGCGCGGCCGGCCTTCGTTGCCTGGCTCGGCGCCATCAACAAATTCATCGACTATCAGGAAGCGCTGAACAAATCGATCGGCGGCGAGGTTCGCAGCGCGGCAAGCGGCTTCAAGCCGCTCGTCCTGACGGCGCTCGGCATCGCGGCTCTTCTTTCGATCGTTGCCGCTGCCATTACATCGCGCACGATCGTCGGCCCGCTGGCAAAACTGCAGCTGTCGCTGAAGGCGATGGCGGAAGGCAATCTCGACGGCGATCGTCGCCTCGAAGCGCGCGGCGATGAGATCGGCAAGCTTGCCCGCGCCGTGGCCGGCCTGCGCGATGCCATTTCGGCAAAGGCCGAGCGGGAAGCCGACACGGAAGCCAAGCGGGCGGTCGCGGAACGGCATCGGCTCGAACAGGATGCCGATGAACGCCGCACCCTTGCCGAGCAGACGGACCGGGCGGTCGGTCAGCTCGGCGATGCGCTGCAGGCGCTCGCCGACGGCGACCTCACGCAGCAGATCGCCACGCCGTTCATTCCGTCTCTGGAAAAGCTCAGAGCCGACTTCAATGCCGCGGTCGAAAAGCTGCGCGCCGCCATGCAGAAGGTTTCCCAGAACGCCAGCGCCATTGCGGCCGGCGCGCAGGAGATCCGCTCCGCTTCGGATGATCTCGCCAAGCGGACCGAACAGCAGGCAGCCTCCGTCGAGGAAACCGCCGCCGCCCTGGAGGAGATCACCACCACCGTCGCCGATTCCAGCAACAGGGCTCAGGAAGCAGGCCAGCTCGTTCGCAAGACCAAGGACAATGCGGAGCGCTCGGGCAGCGTCGTCCGCGACGCGGTCGACGCCATGGGCAAGATCGAATCCTCCGCTACCGAGATCGGCAGCATCATCGGCGTCATCGACGAGATCGCCTTCCAGACCAACCTCTTGGCGCTGAATGCCGGCGTCGAGGCGGCCCGTGCCGGTGAAGCAGGCAAGGGTTTTGCCGTCGTTGCCCAGGAAGTGCGCGAATTGGCGCAGCGTTCCGCCAAGGCGGCAAAGGAAATCAAGGAACTGATCAACGCGTCGAACGGCCACGTGAAAAACGGCGTCGCCCTGGTTGGCGAAACCGGAAAAGCCCTGCAGGAGATTGCGACGCAGGTCCAGCAGGTCGACGGCAATGTCGGCGCCATCGTCGGTGCTTCGCAGGAGCAGGCGACCGGGCTGAAAGAAATCAATACCGCCGTCAACAGAATGGATCAGGGCACGCAGCAGAACGCCGCGATGGTGGAAGAAGCCACAGCCGCCGCCCACAGTCTTGCCAGGGAAGCCGATGCGCTGTTCCAGCTTCTGGGTCAGTTCAACATTGGCGGAGTAGCGGCGCCGAAGCGCATATCGCAGCCGGCCCCCGCAGCTCATCATGCTCAACCCGTGGCCTCGCCGGCACGCCAGATGATCGCCAAGGTGGGCAGGTCGTTCCAGGGGACGGCGACCCAGGGCAATACGGCATTGGCCGGTGATTGGGAAGAGTTTTGA
- a CDS encoding response regulator transcription factor: protein MTERPKIKVLLIDNHPLVLDGLKAVLETFDHIEVAGTAGLAQTGLDIARQIQPQVVLMDINMPKLSGIDAIELFRNELPQARVVMLSMHDSREYISSSVMHGAAGYVLKDVSTDEIVCAIETVADGGTYFSSGVFDALMGDRAEEGSDPLTPRERDTLGLIVAGRSNREIAEVLGISAATAETHRKNLKKKLGIATTAGLIRYALDHGIVSKIEGNPRLPTSG from the coding sequence ATGACGGAACGCCCGAAAATCAAGGTGCTGCTGATCGACAACCATCCGCTGGTGCTGGACGGGCTGAAGGCCGTGCTCGAAACCTTCGATCATATCGAAGTCGCCGGCACTGCGGGCTTGGCGCAAACCGGCCTCGACATCGCCCGGCAGATCCAGCCGCAGGTGGTGCTGATGGACATCAACATGCCGAAGCTCAGCGGCATCGATGCGATCGAACTGTTCCGCAACGAACTTCCGCAGGCCCGCGTCGTGATGCTCTCCATGCATGACAGCCGCGAATATATTTCCTCGTCGGTCATGCATGGCGCCGCCGGCTACGTCCTCAAGGACGTCTCGACTGATGAAATCGTCTGCGCCATCGAAACCGTCGCCGATGGCGGCACCTATTTCTCCTCCGGCGTCTTCGACGCCCTGATGGGCGACCGCGCGGAGGAGGGGAGCGATCCCCTGACGCCGCGTGAGCGCGACACTCTCGGGCTGATCGTTGCCGGCCGGAGCAACCGAGAGATCGCCGAAGTGCTGGGGATAAGCGCCGCCACGGCGGAAACCCATCGCAAGAACCTCAAGAAAAAGCTCGGCATCGCCACCACGGCGGGCCTGATCCGCTATGCACTCGACCACGGCATCGTCTCGAAAATCGAAGGAAATCCGCGCCTACCCACTTCTGGGTAG
- a CDS encoding DUF3311 domain-containing protein — MEKPRSKAALWLLIIPYIGLLWPAFYNVREPSLFGFPFFYWYQLLWVPITATLTWIAYRSVRHDD, encoded by the coding sequence ATGGAAAAACCACGTAGCAAGGCAGCGCTCTGGCTGCTGATCATCCCTTATATAGGTCTGCTCTGGCCGGCATTTTACAATGTCCGCGAGCCGTCGCTTTTCGGCTTTCCCTTCTTCTACTGGTATCAGCTTCTCTGGGTGCCGATCACGGCGACATTGACCTGGATCGCTTATCGGAGCGTTCGCCATGACGACTGA
- a CDS encoding diguanylate cyclase, translating to MRLDWECRTGEALEMAETAYEAALEAGDVAGALRVSHRLALIHFNKETLAEGLKICLRAETWLRYCQDQAAVISLQSVHGGILVALGDLETGFALLTDCQKRTMSCQDPLANWRARTAYAVALFDSNDFDRAAEAAAESLHYAETSGLDKGSVLIARSIASRMAARALGEHRLAGRDIDEALHARTQAQLQSILTEAQTENLSYEIAECHCYLGLLAWTRGDDAVATARYIAAIAAARVAEDAVLLAETSYWYAYLLAGQGAFDEAQSLLAGIEAMEQVLAVPRMKLRHFYMRFRIAEMAGAWRAAFDHHKIYHELVVEDYRRLASARAHTMKLALDLETMRRKEDRARLERERLLEENLRLAAEQREAVLASRTDPLTGLGNRRELQRRCREWVDAGVTQAALMLVDIDHFKRINDVFSHSIGDIVLSRVGGLLGDAGAEGGLAIRMGGEEFLLLLPDTRAVDAFAAAERLRLRVQDHDWSEVAPNLDVTCSIGLADWSLAESLEAALPVADANLYTAKNAGRNRCVAPAT from the coding sequence GTGCGGCTGGACTGGGAATGCCGCACCGGCGAAGCGCTCGAGATGGCGGAAACAGCCTATGAGGCGGCCCTCGAAGCGGGTGATGTTGCCGGCGCCTTGCGTGTTTCACATCGACTGGCGCTGATCCATTTCAACAAGGAGACCCTGGCGGAAGGCCTGAAGATCTGCCTTCGCGCCGAAACCTGGCTCCGATATTGCCAGGATCAGGCCGCCGTCATTTCCCTGCAGTCGGTCCATGGCGGCATTCTCGTGGCGCTCGGCGATCTGGAAACCGGTTTCGCCTTGCTGACCGATTGCCAGAAACGCACCATGTCCTGCCAGGACCCCCTGGCCAATTGGCGGGCGCGCACCGCCTATGCGGTGGCCCTGTTCGATTCGAACGACTTCGATCGCGCCGCCGAGGCCGCCGCCGAAAGTCTGCACTATGCCGAGACGAGCGGCCTGGACAAAGGCTCCGTGCTGATTGCCCGCTCGATCGCCAGCCGCATGGCAGCGCGCGCACTCGGCGAACATCGGCTGGCCGGGCGGGACATCGACGAGGCCCTGCATGCGCGAACGCAAGCGCAGCTGCAGTCGATCCTGACCGAGGCTCAAACCGAAAACCTCAGCTATGAGATTGCCGAATGCCATTGCTATCTCGGGCTTCTGGCATGGACGCGCGGCGACGATGCCGTGGCGACTGCCCGTTATATCGCGGCCATCGCCGCCGCCCGCGTCGCTGAGGACGCCGTGCTGCTGGCGGAGACCTCCTACTGGTACGCCTATCTTCTGGCAGGGCAGGGCGCTTTCGATGAAGCGCAGTCGCTGCTTGCCGGCATCGAGGCGATGGAGCAGGTTCTGGCCGTGCCGCGCATGAAGCTGCGCCACTTCTACATGCGCTTCCGGATTGCCGAAATGGCCGGCGCCTGGCGGGCGGCCTTCGACCATCACAAGATCTATCACGAGCTGGTGGTCGAGGATTACCGGCGGCTTGCCTCGGCACGCGCCCATACGATGAAGCTTGCGCTCGATCTGGAGACGATGCGCCGCAAGGAAGACCGCGCCCGTCTGGAGCGCGAGCGCCTGCTGGAGGAAAACCTGCGGCTTGCCGCCGAACAGCGCGAGGCGGTGCTGGCCTCGCGCACCGATCCGCTGACCGGTCTCGGCAACCGCCGCGAATTGCAGCGCAGGTGCCGGGAGTGGGTCGACGCCGGCGTCACACAGGCGGCCCTGATGCTGGTCGACATCGACCATTTCAAGCGCATCAACGATGTCTTTTCCCATTCGATCGGCGATATCGTCCTGTCTCGCGTTGGCGGATTGCTGGGCGATGCCGGCGCGGAAGGCGGTCTGGCGATCCGTATGGGCGGCGAGGAATTCCTGCTTCTGCTTCCCGATACGCGGGCCGTGGACGCCTTTGCCGCTGCCGAGCGGCTGCGCCTGCGGGTGCAGGACCACGACTGGTCCGAGGTGGCCCCGAATCTTGACGTCACCTGCTCCATCGGCCTGGCGGATTGGTCCCTGGCCGAGAGCCTGGAGGCGGCGCTGCCGGTGGCCGACGCCAATCTCTACACCGCCAAGAATGCCGGCCGCAACCGATGCGTGGCGCCGGCGACCTGA
- the mctP gene encoding sodium:solute symporter family monocarboxylate transporter codes for MTTDINGTALAVFIFFFVLVTVMGFVASRWRKPETLAHIDEWGLGGRNFGTWITWFLVGGDFYTAYTVIAVPALVYTVGAYGFFALPYTIVVYPFVFMVMPVLWKRAKDFGYVTAADVVHGQYGSRGLELAVAATGVIATMPYIALQLVGMTAVLKALGLHGELPLAIAFIVLALYTYSAGLRAPALIAFVKDIMIYIVVIAAVALIPSKLGGYANVFASADAAFQAKGSGNLLLGGNQYVAYATLALGSALAAFMYPHTLTGIFASNSGKTIRKNAIMLPAYTLLLGLLALLGYMGHAANLKLDSANDVVPTLFKTLFSGWFSGFAFAAIAIGALVPAAVMSIGAANLFTRNFWKAYVDPKVSDAGEAKVAKVTSLVVKVGALLVIIFLPTQFALDLQLLGGIWILQTLPALVFGLYTNWFRAPGLLAGWFVGFCGGTYLVWDAGWKPLHMISLGGEPFTVYTGLLALAANIAVAVVINAMLPAKVPARA; via the coding sequence ATGACGACTGACATCAACGGCACGGCGCTTGCCGTCTTCATCTTCTTTTTCGTCCTCGTCACGGTCATGGGCTTCGTCGCCAGCCGCTGGCGCAAGCCCGAGACGCTCGCCCATATCGATGAATGGGGCCTCGGCGGCCGCAACTTCGGCACCTGGATCACCTGGTTCCTCGTCGGCGGCGATTTCTACACCGCCTATACCGTGATCGCCGTCCCGGCGCTGGTCTATACGGTCGGCGCCTACGGCTTCTTCGCGCTGCCCTACACCATCGTCGTCTATCCCTTCGTCTTCATGGTCATGCCGGTCCTGTGGAAGCGCGCCAAGGATTTCGGTTATGTGACGGCGGCCGACGTCGTCCACGGCCAGTACGGATCACGCGGCCTCGAACTCGCGGTCGCGGCAACCGGCGTCATCGCCACCATGCCCTATATCGCCCTCCAGCTCGTCGGCATGACGGCGGTGCTGAAGGCGCTCGGGCTGCATGGCGAACTGCCGCTGGCGATCGCCTTCATCGTGCTGGCGCTCTATACCTATTCGGCGGGTCTTCGCGCGCCGGCCCTGATCGCCTTCGTCAAGGACATCATGATCTACATCGTGGTGATCGCAGCCGTCGCGCTCATCCCGTCGAAGCTCGGCGGCTACGCCAATGTCTTCGCCTCGGCCGATGCGGCCTTCCAGGCCAAGGGCTCCGGCAATCTGCTGCTCGGCGGCAATCAGTATGTCGCCTATGCCACGCTCGCTCTCGGTTCGGCGCTCGCGGCCTTCATGTATCCGCATACGCTGACCGGCATCTTCGCCTCCAACAGCGGCAAGACGATCCGCAAGAACGCGATCATGCTGCCCGCCTATACGCTGCTGCTCGGGCTGCTGGCCCTGCTCGGCTATATGGGCCACGCCGCCAACCTGAAGCTCGACAGCGCCAATGACGTCGTTCCGACCCTGTTCAAGACGCTGTTTTCGGGCTGGTTCTCCGGCTTCGCCTTTGCGGCGATCGCCATCGGCGCACTGGTGCCGGCGGCGGTGATGAGCATCGGCGCCGCCAACCTCTTCACCCGCAATTTCTGGAAGGCCTATGTCGATCCCAAGGTCAGCGATGCGGGCGAAGCCAAGGTCGCGAAGGTGACGTCGCTGGTGGTGAAGGTCGGGGCGCTGCTCGTCATCATCTTCCTGCCGACACAGTTCGCCCTCGACCTGCAGCTGCTCGGCGGCATCTGGATCCTGCAGACGCTTCCGGCCCTGGTCTTCGGCCTCTATACCAACTGGTTCCGCGCACCCGGTCTGCTGGCCGGCTGGTTCGTCGGCTTCTGCGGCGGCACCTACCTCGTCTGGGATGCCGGCTGGAAGCCGCTGCATATGATCAGCCTCGGCGGCGAACCCTTCACCGTCTATACCGGACTGCTGGCGCTGGCGGCAAACATCGCGGTCGCGGTGGTGATCAATGCCATGCTTCCGGCCAAGGTTCCGGCCCGGGCATAA